GTCATCGACCTAGATGGAATCACAGAAGTGGATTTCTCGATTTCAGGAGCAAGCGTGGCTCTCGTTGGTTCAGAACGTAGTGACCTTGAGCTTGTGCTTGAAAAACCACTTACAGGTTTCGACCCCTCGAGGGCTAGCAAATCAATTAGCAGGGATGGCAGCACACTGGTAATTGAGATCGAATACAAAAAGACTAGCGGGGTATTCGGGTGGTTTTCCGAAGGATCCAAAGGCTACAAGAGCGCGACCCTCACCCTTCCGAACTCACTTCCAGCAGCCATACACACAGCCGGCGGCAACCTGAGCGCCGAAGATATGAACGCCCCCATTAAGCTTCGAACTGCTGGCGGTAGCATCAGAATCGAAAACGTCAACGGAGATACAGATGCGCGCACTTCAGGAGGAAGTATTCGCGTCGAATCAGTAACAGGTCTAGTCACGCTTCGCACTGCAGGTGGCAGCATCAACGTAGAGGGTGAAGTGGCAGGACTCGACGCCCGCACCTCGGGGGGAAGCATCAAGGTCCACCTAAACACAGCCCCACAGAAGCCCGTAACCCTAAAGACCTCCGGCGGAAGCGTATCCGCAGTTTTAGAACAAGGAACCCAAGCTCCAGCGAGCCTCTCTACCTCAGGAGGAAGTGTGAAAATCGAACTTCCCCGTGATCAAGGATTTACGCTGGAAGCGAAATCCAATGGAGGAAACGTATCTTTCAGGCACGGAGGAGCCTTTGAGGGTACCATGAACAAGAGGTCGATCGAAGGCAGGGTTAACGGCGACGGCCCCCTCGTTCAGCTATCCACTAGCGGCGGTGGCGTAAGCATTTCAGAAATTTAGTATGGTATAAGACAGTCAGATATAAGGTTATGAGCTGGCCCGCATCCGAGGATGCGGGCTTTTCCTTTTGTAATATTCAAATTTCAATCCGATCCTAGTTCCCCATGCTAGAAGCCGAGTCCATACCGTCTCTTGATATTCTGTATCGCGACGATCGATACATCGCTATTCACAAGCCTTCTGGATTACTCGTGCACCGAAGCCCCATCGATCGTCGCGAAACGCGTTTTGCGATACAGGTCCTAAGAGATCAGATTGGCCAAATGGTTTATCCCGCCCATCGAATTGATCGTCCTACCTCAGGCATACTACTTTTTGGCCTGGACCAAGAGGCGGGCACCCGCCTATCGGTGCTTTTTCAAGAGCGGAAAGTCCAGAAACGCTACCATGCTATCGTGCGTGGACATACCCCCGAATCGGGTTCGATCGACTCTCCACTAAACAAATACGAAGACCTCGACGGGCACATAAAGAGCGAGCAAACCCAAGAAGCCCTCACCCACTACCAGCGTCTTTTAGCTTCCGAACTCCCGTATCCGACCGAAAGATACGCCACCTCTCGTTTTTCTTTGCTAGAACTGAAACCTCACACTGGGAGGCGTCATCAACTAAGAAGGCACCTAGCCCACATTCGCTACCCCATCATTGGAGACGTTCGTCATGGTTGCAACAAAACCAACAAACTCGCCCGCTCCAACTTCGACATCCAAAGACTGCTGCTCGCCGCGACTCATTTGAGTTTTCAACACCCTTTCGAGAATACCGAGGTTGCTATCGACTGCGAACCTGAGGACAGTTTCCTGCACTCCGCAGCTCTTCTAGGGCTTCCTTACGCTTATGAAGGAACCTAATAGCTTTGTATAATTCCTCATTCTAGTCGTGCATTCAGGCGAAATTTCGTGAAAGTCTCGCACGCGACATGAGCCGCATCACCACAATCGCTTTCGACGCCGACGACACGCTCTGGCACAACGAGAACCTTTTCGAGGAGCACCACCGAAAATACTGCAAGCTCCTAGCTGCCTACCATGATGAAGAAACGGTAGAGCGGACTTTGTTTAGAACGGAAATGCGAAACCTCGAACTCTACGGTTACGGGGTAAAGAGTTTCACCCTCTCGAGCATAGAAACTGCCATTGAGCTGACAAAGGGCTCCATCTCCGCCGAGGAGCTTCGCAACATACTGGACTTCGGCAAAAATATGCTGGCTCATCCAGTCGAGCTACTAGAAGGAGTCGAGGAAACCATCGCTGCCCTTAGCCAAGATTATCCCCTAATGCTCATAACAAAGGGCGATCTGAGGGACCAAGAACGCAAGATAACAAAATCGGGCCTAGCTCCCTACTTCAAACACATCGAAGTCGTATCCGAAAAGAAGCGAGAAGACTACGCTCGCCTATTCCGTCAGCATGGATTGAACCCGACCAAACTTCTCATGGTCGGAAACTCCCTCAAATCTGACATTCTACCGATTCTCGAACAAGGGGGCCTTGGAGTACATATTCCGTATCATTTGACCTGGGAGCACGAGAGGGTCGCGACCGCTCCTAACGAAAACGACAACTTCCACGAACTCGCTTCTATCAAGCATCTACCCGCTTTGGTTGCGGCCCTGACGAGCTAAAATGCTGCTGTTTCCCGCCGTCAAAAAAATCGTCCTGCACGATGGATTCTATCGCGGGGCTGACAACTTCGGGATATCCATTTCTCATTTAGCCCCAAAGAATGGATACACCATCAAGATTACGGAGCAACAGGTCGCAGTATCCTCCTACGACGAAGCCGCCGCTTTTTACGCACAGGCAACCCTGAATCAAATCAGGCAGCAATCTCCAGATACAGGCACACTTCCCTGCCTCGAAATCGAGGATTGGCCGGATCTAAAGACAAGGGGCTACATGCT
This genomic interval from Pelagicoccus albus contains the following:
- a CDS encoding DUF4097 family beta strand repeat-containing protein encodes the protein MKLNTLFSHAFLPAITAVLAATLIASPVSAADEIEVIDLDGITEVDFSISGASVALVGSERSDLELVLEKPLTGFDPSRASKSISRDGSTLVIEIEYKKTSGVFGWFSEGSKGYKSATLTLPNSLPAAIHTAGGNLSAEDMNAPIKLRTAGGSIRIENVNGDTDARTSGGSIRVESVTGLVTLRTAGGSINVEGEVAGLDARTSGGSIKVHLNTAPQKPVTLKTSGGSVSAVLEQGTQAPASLSTSGGSVKIELPRDQGFTLEAKSNGGNVSFRHGGAFEGTMNKRSIEGRVNGDGPLVQLSTSGGGVSISEI
- a CDS encoding pseudouridine synthase is translated as MLEAESIPSLDILYRDDRYIAIHKPSGLLVHRSPIDRRETRFAIQVLRDQIGQMVYPAHRIDRPTSGILLFGLDQEAGTRLSVLFQERKVQKRYHAIVRGHTPESGSIDSPLNKYEDLDGHIKSEQTQEALTHYQRLLASELPYPTERYATSRFSLLELKPHTGRRHQLRRHLAHIRYPIIGDVRHGCNKTNKLARSNFDIQRLLLAATHLSFQHPFENTEVAIDCEPEDSFLHSAALLGLPYAYEGT
- a CDS encoding HAD family hydrolase; its protein translation is MSRITTIAFDADDTLWHNENLFEEHHRKYCKLLAAYHDEETVERTLFRTEMRNLELYGYGVKSFTLSSIETAIELTKGSISAEELRNILDFGKNMLAHPVELLEGVEETIAALSQDYPLMLITKGDLRDQERKITKSGLAPYFKHIEVVSEKKREDYARLFRQHGLNPTKLLMVGNSLKSDILPILEQGGLGVHIPYHLTWEHERVATAPNENDNFHELASIKHLPALVAALTS